The Desulfovermiculus halophilus DSM 18834 DNA segment TTGGGCCTTGAGCACATCCCTCATCCGGGGCAGGTCGGCATTGATCCTGCGGCGCAACAGTCCGGTTGTGGCCGGTGGATCGTCCTGCTTTTGAACAGTGCGGGAGACCTGGCGGACTTGGGCAATAAACGGAGAGTCTTCCGGATTCTTCAGCTCAACCGAATACTGGACCTTGAGGTCCGCGGCCATGACGGGGGGCAGGCAGGCAAAGAGCAAAAAAAAACGCCACAGAAGATCAGGACAGTGCCGGGCCGGGAGAGTAGAATCCCTTCAGGGGCAAAGGGCCTGGAGGGCCGGCCGCCAGACAACGGCCGAGGGGGACTGATCCGGTCAGAGATGGATATGAGGATCACCATCGGAGCTCCAGGAGGGAACAGGGGGAACACAATCAGTCGGAACTTAGATTCGCGGACATTGCTTCCAGATGAGCCGTGGGCGCCGTGTCCGCCTTTTGGCGCAGGATATCATAATAGGAAAAAATACGCTTCACATAACGGACCGGTTCCGTGCCGCGAGCGTACCCGTACCTGGTCTGGGAATAATACTTCGGCTTGCGGAGCAAGGGAAGTGTTTTTTGCATCGAGGACCAGGCATTGGGTTCCAGCCCCTGCTTTCGGGCCAGGCGCTGCGCATCGCGGACATGGCCGTAGCCTATGTTGTAGCTGGCCAGGGCGAACCGGATGCGCTGCTCATGCTCTAGGATATGATCGAAGCGCTTGTATTGCCGAAAGAGGTACTTGACCCCGGCGTGGATGCTCTGCTGCGGATGCAAGCGGTTGGAAATGCCCATTTCCCTGGCGGTGTCCTGGGTGACCTGCATCAGGCCCTGCACCCCGGTATAGCTGGTGGCATGGGGATCGAAGTGCGACTCCTGATAGATAACGGCAGCGATCAGCCGCCAGTCGAATCCGTATTCGCTGGCCTCTTTTTTGATCGTGGATTCATATTTGGGAAGTCTGGTCTCAATGCGCTGATGAAATTTCTTCACATCCACGTAGTCAAAAATCGAGGCCGAGGCGTAATAGCGCTGATAAATGCGGGCAAAGGTCCCGTCTTCCTGGGCCGAGGCCAAAAAATCGTTTATGGCCTTGCGCAGGGTGTGATCCGTCTGGCGGACACCCCAGCCCAGGCTCTGTTTTTCGGAGATGGGAAAGGCCATGCGGACGTCCGGATAATAGCGGCGATTGAGCTGAGCGATATTAGAGTCGGCCACAGTCAGTTGGATATCCTTGTTCGCCACCAGGCGGATGAACTCCTCGGTGGGCACGTTGTCATGCACCTTGATATTCAGCTCCACCCCTTGCTCCCGCAGTTCCTGCAGCCTGCGCTGATAGGAAGTGTGCCTGCGGATATGAATGGTCAGGCCGGCCAGATCATCCAGATCCTGGAGTCCGGCTCGATCCTTGTGGGCGATGACCATTTGCTGCACGTTCATATAGGGAACTGAAAAGGCTATTTTCTTTTTTCTTTGTTCAGTAATGGTCATCCCGGCGGCAATAATATCTCCAGCCTCCCGCTGCAGGGACGGGATGAGCCTGCTCCAGGACGGGGTGGACACACGCAGGTCGACACCGAGTCGGCTGGCAAAGGCCCGGGCCAGATCGTACTCAAAGCCCATGGGGCTTTCCCGATAGATGTAATAGGAGTTGGCGTTGTTCTGGGTCAGGATGGTCAGCTGCTCGTTGATCAGGATCTTCTGCAGGGTGTTCAGGCGGCCAAGCTGGGTGGGCCGCCACTGGGCATGCAGAAGCCCTCTGTCCTCACAGGAGGGTAGGACAGTCAGGACCAAAACACAGAACACAAGCACGACGAGCGGCTCGGGGAAAGGAGCTGAAGGCGCGGCCTGCAAAGCCGGTGGATGCAATCGCAAACATGGTCTCCTCGTTGCAGTCGGGGATGCAGTCCAGTTTCGCCTCTATTACTGCCTGAAAACGTTGATTATGTAAAGCTAAGCAGCTACAGGAGGGGAGAGGGCCGGATCAGACCGCGATGGAGGCGGAAAAGAAATACTCCCCAAACGGGGTGGCCGGATTCGGAGGATGCATGCTGATCATCCGACCCAGGCCCGGATTTTGCTCCAGCACTGTGCGGATCAGACCGTCGTTTTCCTCAGGGTTTATGGTGCAGCTGATATACACAAGGCGTCCCCCCCGGGGCAGGACGGTCAGGCAGGAAGTGAGCAGGCGGGTCTGAAGACGGATCAGGTTGTCCAGATCCCGGGGCGCTCTTTTGGCTTTGATGTCCGGCCTCCGGCTGAGCACGCCGAGTCCGGAGCAGGGCACATCGAGAAGAATGGTCTGCGGACGCCTTCCCCACGGCGGTTTGGCGGCGTCGGCGGCACAGAGGGGGATTTCGGGGAGGTGAAGCCTGGCCAGCTCCCGACGGCAGGCGGCGACCTTATGGGTATGGACATCGCTGGCCCACAGGCCGGTGCATCCTGATTCCAGCAGGTGGCCGGTCTTCAGACCTCTTCCGGCGCATGCGTCCCAGACGGGCCGGGACCAGCCCCGGGGATGTTCCTGGTCCAAAGCAATCTGGGCGGCCAGGCTCTGCCGGGTAATCAGGCCCTGTTTTTCATGGCCGCGAATCTCCCGGTCCGCAACGGATCTTTGGGCCAAGCCGCGAGAGGTACAGGCAATCACAGATTCCTGGGCGGCCAATCGGCTGTACAGTTCAGACCATCCCGGAACCCAGGGGTTAAAACGCAGACCAACCGGGGGCGGAGCCAGGCTGGATGCCAGGACGGCCTCTGCATGCTCGGCACTAAAGGCCTGCAGGCACAGGCCGACCATCCAGGCCGGACAGGCGTAGTAGCGGCCCAGGAATGTCGACCAGTCCGGGTTGTCCCGGGCGTAGAACTCCCGGCCGATGAGTTCGTTTTTTTCGCGGCAGACACGACGCAGGACTGCATTGGCCAGCCCGCCCAGCTTGGATGAAAAGCCTTTCTTGATCTGCTGGACA contains these protein-coding regions:
- the mltF gene encoding membrane-bound lytic murein transglycosylase MltF; this translates as MRLHPPALQAAPSAPFPEPLVVLVFCVLVLTVLPSCEDRGLLHAQWRPTQLGRLNTLQKILINEQLTILTQNNANSYYIYRESPMGFEYDLARAFASRLGVDLRVSTPSWSRLIPSLQREAGDIIAAGMTITEQRKKKIAFSVPYMNVQQMVIAHKDRAGLQDLDDLAGLTIHIRRHTSYQRRLQELREQGVELNIKVHDNVPTEEFIRLVANKDIQLTVADSNIAQLNRRYYPDVRMAFPISEKQSLGWGVRQTDHTLRKAINDFLASAQEDGTFARIYQRYYASASIFDYVDVKKFHQRIETRLPKYESTIKKEASEYGFDWRLIAAVIYQESHFDPHATSYTGVQGLMQVTQDTAREMGISNRLHPQQSIHAGVKYLFRQYKRFDHILEHEQRIRFALASYNIGYGHVRDAQRLARKQGLEPNAWSSMQKTLPLLRKPKYYSQTRYGYARGTEPVRYVKRIFSYYDILRQKADTAPTAHLEAMSANLSSD
- a CDS encoding RsmB/NOP family class I SAM-dependent RNA methyltransferase, whose translation is MSSSKSPSPRRLALQVIETTLRGDELQAALNACLTSRPVSDPDRHLVTQLAYGYFRYKLRLEHILGSFLTRNQDSLPRQVTTAICLGIYEICFLDRVPEYATVHWYVQQIKKGFSSKLGGLANAVLRRVCREKNELIGREFYARDNPDWSTFLGRYYACPAWMVGLCLQAFSAEHAEAVLASSLAPPPVGLRFNPWVPGWSELYSRLAAQESVIACTSRGLAQRSVADREIRGHEKQGLITRQSLAAQIALDQEHPRGWSRPVWDACAGRGLKTGHLLESGCTGLWASDVHTHKVAACRRELARLHLPEIPLCAADAAKPPWGRRPQTILLDVPCSGLGVLSRRPDIKAKRAPRDLDNLIRLQTRLLTSCLTVLPRGGRLVYISCTINPEENDGLIRTVLEQNPGLGRMISMHPPNPATPFGEYFFSASIAV